In Desulfovibrio sp. 86, the following proteins share a genomic window:
- a CDS encoding DUF4815 domain-containing protein, producing MPEIKDHYDNFDESKHYSRVMYRDGYALQGAELNEMQSISAARDRRLADALFADGDIVSDAGIVVDAATGSVTCLAGRIYIKGEVRDVESATFTVPTTGTITVGVQLVETAISELDDPALYNPAVGSRGESEAGAWRLKVTAVWALSTDVAGSEFYPVHSIDDGVPRAKETPPNLDSFNQGIARYDRDSTGGGTYVSSGMLVRAADSVGGSQVYTVTEGRCRVNGYGVELLTSRRISYTAAPDLRFIDTEVIEADGSATQRIAVAHPPINEITALRVTLQKTVSLVHGAYAGASDSLPDTSVMSLVNVKQGDTVYEAGNDYKKNGDKVDWSPAGAEPDPGSTYTVTYTYLDKSLTPGDVDFDGFTVSGAVPGTGIMVSYQQALPRIDRLCISADGVFSWLQGVASESNALAPAVPATMLSLASIVQTWRGPGTVKNDGVHVVPWSDMEALVNRVDYVLQEIARQRLEADVATRESGARVGMFVDPLRDDSMRDQGIAQTAAVVGGVLTLPVSARVYGLSADIATPKARNYTPRVLLAQPYKTGSMLVNPYQAFDPMPADVVLEPAVDRWTETKTDWTSTETRRITNMVYAPGAWDHGTTYTSTSSKTEAVGSTTSELEYLRQIDVAFTISGFGPKEKLQSIVFDGVNVSAKQNNLAANASGILTGSFTIPADIPAGAKAVAFTGAGGTKGSATFVGQGTLTATTLRQVQTITSTVIDPLAQTFILDEGVQLAGVDLWFLAKGGEVRVQIREVSGGYPTRTVLAEAIVPSSQIVVSGGGHTRVLFDAPVPLAAATDYAVVVLCNDATTALAIAELSQFDSTLQQWVSAQPYSVGVLLSSSNAVTWTAHQNRDLTFRLLGASFADGAATVPLGSATLSSAATDVVLLSLAETPTSQTRLEYALELPSGTVLTVAEGQPVRLTEPVSGGISVTAKLLGDAKGSPVLWPGSQLLAGSVQESADYYSRSIPAAGATRAVLIYDAVIPSGAGVTPEIQIDGGAWEAMTVSGTVTQGEGEVEFKFTSALADASLIKVRLALTGTIAARPQVSNIRLMAVA from the coding sequence ATGCCTGAGATCAAAGACCACTACGACAATTTCGATGAAAGCAAGCACTACAGCCGGGTTATGTATCGTGACGGTTACGCCCTGCAGGGGGCCGAACTTAATGAAATGCAGAGCATTTCTGCGGCTCGGGACAGACGCCTCGCTGACGCTTTGTTTGCCGACGGCGACATCGTCAGCGATGCCGGCATTGTTGTTGATGCTGCCACGGGCTCTGTCACCTGCCTGGCCGGGCGCATCTACATCAAAGGTGAGGTGCGGGACGTGGAGTCCGCAACATTTACCGTGCCTACCACTGGCACCATAACCGTGGGTGTGCAGCTGGTGGAAACAGCAATCTCGGAGCTTGACGACCCCGCGCTGTATAACCCGGCCGTGGGCAGCCGTGGCGAAAGCGAAGCCGGGGCCTGGCGGTTGAAGGTAACCGCCGTTTGGGCTCTCTCCACTGATGTGGCCGGCAGCGAATTTTACCCCGTGCACTCCATTGACGACGGCGTACCCAGGGCCAAAGAGACGCCGCCCAACCTTGACAGCTTTAACCAGGGCATAGCCCGCTATGACCGCGATTCGACCGGCGGCGGCACATATGTCAGCTCGGGCATGCTGGTGCGCGCAGCGGACAGTGTTGGGGGCTCGCAGGTGTACACGGTCACTGAGGGCCGCTGCCGCGTGAACGGCTACGGAGTCGAGTTGCTCACCTCGCGCCGGATCAGTTACACGGCAGCGCCCGATCTGCGCTTTATTGACACCGAAGTCATAGAAGCGGACGGCAGCGCCACGCAACGCATCGCCGTTGCGCATCCGCCTATCAATGAGATCACGGCCCTGCGCGTGACCCTTCAAAAGACCGTGTCGCTGGTGCACGGCGCATATGCCGGCGCGTCCGACTCCTTGCCTGATACGTCCGTCATGTCGCTTGTGAATGTCAAACAGGGCGACACTGTGTATGAGGCGGGCAATGACTACAAAAAAAATGGCGACAAGGTTGACTGGTCGCCTGCAGGGGCGGAACCCGATCCTGGTTCCACATACACGGTCACGTACACATATCTGGACAAGAGCCTGACCCCGGGCGATGTGGACTTTGACGGCTTTACCGTCAGCGGCGCGGTGCCTGGCACGGGCATCATGGTGTCGTATCAGCAGGCTCTGCCGCGCATCGACAGACTGTGCATCAGTGCGGACGGCGTGTTTTCATGGCTGCAAGGGGTAGCGTCGGAAAGCAATGCTCTGGCTCCGGCAGTGCCCGCAACCATGCTTTCCCTGGCCAGCATCGTGCAGACCTGGCGCGGCCCCGGAACCGTAAAAAACGACGGTGTGCATGTTGTGCCCTGGAGCGACATGGAGGCCCTTGTAAACCGTGTGGACTATGTGCTGCAGGAAATTGCCCGGCAGCGCCTGGAGGCTGACGTGGCTACCCGCGAGTCTGGCGCACGCGTGGGTATGTTTGTTGACCCGCTGCGCGACGACAGTATGCGAGATCAAGGCATCGCACAGACCGCTGCCGTGGTGGGCGGGGTACTCACCCTGCCGGTTTCAGCCCGGGTGTATGGGCTGTCGGCCGACATTGCAACGCCCAAGGCCCGCAACTACACGCCGCGCGTCCTGCTCGCCCAGCCATACAAAACCGGCAGCATGCTCGTTAACCCCTATCAGGCTTTTGACCCCATGCCCGCTGATGTCGTGCTCGAGCCAGCGGTTGACCGCTGGACGGAAACCAAAACTGATTGGACCAGCACTGAAACCAGACGGATTACAAACATGGTCTACGCGCCTGGGGCGTGGGATCACGGCACGACATACACAAGCACATCAAGCAAGACCGAGGCGGTGGGCTCGACAACGTCCGAGCTCGAGTATCTGCGTCAGATTGATGTGGCCTTCACGATTTCGGGTTTTGGCCCGAAAGAAAAGCTGCAATCAATCGTATTTGACGGTGTTAACGTGTCCGCCAAGCAAAACAATCTGGCTGCCAATGCTTCCGGCATTCTCACCGGCTCTTTCACCATCCCGGCAGACATCCCTGCCGGGGCGAAAGCCGTGGCATTTACCGGAGCAGGCGGCACCAAGGGCAGCGCCACATTTGTGGGGCAAGGCACGCTGACGGCAACCACCCTGCGCCAGGTGCAGACGATCACGTCCACCGTCATCGATCCCCTGGCCCAGACGTTCATTCTGGACGAAGGTGTGCAGCTGGCGGGCGTGGATTTGTGGTTTCTGGCAAAAGGTGGCGAAGTGCGCGTGCAGATCCGCGAGGTGAGCGGCGGCTATCCCACCCGGACCGTGCTTGCCGAGGCCATTGTGCCGTCGTCGCAAATAGTGGTTTCCGGCGGCGGACACACGCGCGTGTTGTTTGATGCCCCTGTGCCGCTGGCTGCCGCCACCGACTATGCCGTGGTCGTGCTCTGCAATGACGCGACAACGGCCCTGGCTATCGCGGAACTGAGCCAGTTTGACTCCACGCTGCAACAGTGGGTGAGCGCCCAGCCCTACAGCGTAGGGGTGCTGCTCTCGTCAAGCAACGCTGTCACCTGGACGGCGCATCAGAACCGCGACCTGACCTTCCGGCTTCTTGGGGCCTCTTTCGCCGATGGGGCCGCCACCGTGCCCCTTGGCAGTGCCACATTGTCCTCTGCCGCCACGGACGTGGTCCTGCTGTCGCTGGCCGAAACCCCAACATCGCAAACACGTCTGGAATACGCCCTGGAGCTGCCCAGCGGCACGGTGCTGACCGTTGCCGAAGGCCAGCCCGTGCGCCTGACGGAGCCCGTCAGCGGCGGTATTTCCGTAACCGCCAAGCTGCTTGGCGACGCCAAGGGGTCGCCTGTGCTTTGGCCTGGCTCACAGTTGCTGGCTGGCAGCGTGCAGGAGTCCGCGGACTACTACAGTCGCAGCATTCCCGCCGCCGGAGCCACGCGAGCCGTGCTCATTTACGATGCCGTCATTCCCTCCGGCGCTGGCGTGACGCCGGAAATACAGATTGACGGCGGCGCGTGGGAAGCCATGACTGTGAGCGGTACCGTCACCCAGGGTGAGGGCGAGGTGGAATTCAAGTTTACATCGGCGTTGGCGGACGCGAGTCTCATTAAAGTACGGCTCGCTCTGACCGGCACCATTGCGGCCCGCCCCCAGGTAAGCAACATCCGGCTTATGGCCGTGGCGTAG